The Cohnella abietis genome has a segment encoding these proteins:
- a CDS encoding ATP-dependent DNA helicase — protein MQDTVALSVRSLVEYVFLSGSIDSGFRSISSLSEGTKAHQKIQKQYGEQDRKEVYLSTEIPFEELLFVVDGRCDGLLIGENGGVIIDEIKSTSRDISLMTEDDAALVHWAQVKCYAYMFALENGVQQMRVRLTYVHVDTEEQKRFEQEVTFEELAIYITDIIKQYAPYARLLHRNKGLRDASIQDLAFPFTTYREGQRKLVGSVYKAIDEGRKLFAKAPTGIGKTISTLYPAIKAIGRGNIQHLFYLTARTITRTAAEQALSLMQSQGLNFRSVTVTAKDKICFQDEVDCRKEQCPYAEGYYDRINGAILDLLDNETLISRGVIEQYARKHRVCPFEMSLDAAYGADAVICDYNYLFDPRVSLKRLGGEFKRDTVLLVDEAHNLIDRAREMYSAELDKKAFLELEREFKGVHGDIHKAAKAINKWFIESRKQSNGGAVVSKEPPKELLELVEAFVAQAERGLATGGTAAGSVRLLEVYFATVSFIRIGKLYDDCYVTYSEVLRNDVRLKMFCLNPSRLLNQMGKGFRSHVFFSATLSPLNYFMDMLGAEEEDYSVTLGSPFAKEQWEVSIVPISTKYADREETKGTLVHLLRGLVGIRPGNYLYFFPSYAYMNAVYEDFIAENKDESVRTLLQTPEMAEGMRESFLAEFDENNQGSLVGFAVMGGIFSEGIDLVGDRLRGVAVVGVGMPQIGMERNLIKSYFDEEGRNGFDYAYVYPGINKVLQAGGRLIRSEQDRGVLALIDDRYLQPQYSRLLPEEWRK, from the coding sequence ATGCAGGATACGGTAGCCCTCTCTGTTAGGAGCTTAGTCGAATACGTGTTCCTGAGTGGAAGCATCGACTCGGGGTTTCGATCAATTAGCTCGCTGTCAGAGGGGACGAAGGCCCATCAGAAAATACAGAAGCAATACGGCGAGCAGGATCGGAAGGAAGTTTATTTAAGCACGGAGATTCCTTTCGAGGAGCTCCTATTTGTCGTAGATGGGCGATGTGATGGGCTGCTGATTGGCGAAAATGGTGGCGTCATTATCGATGAAATCAAGTCGACTTCAAGGGATATTAGTTTAATGACTGAAGACGATGCTGCACTTGTACACTGGGCGCAAGTTAAATGCTATGCCTATATGTTTGCGCTGGAGAACGGGGTGCAGCAAATGCGTGTTCGCTTAACCTATGTTCATGTGGACACGGAGGAGCAAAAGAGGTTCGAGCAGGAAGTAACCTTTGAGGAATTGGCAATCTATATAACGGATATTATTAAGCAGTATGCACCCTATGCTCGATTGCTTCATCGGAATAAGGGGTTAAGGGACGCGAGTATTCAAGATTTAGCGTTTCCTTTTACAACCTATCGAGAAGGTCAAAGGAAGCTGGTCGGTTCCGTCTACAAGGCGATTGACGAGGGGAGAAAGCTGTTCGCTAAGGCACCCACGGGAATCGGGAAGACGATATCAACCTTGTATCCGGCTATTAAAGCTATCGGGCGAGGTAACATTCAGCATTTGTTCTACTTAACGGCACGAACCATTACAAGGACTGCCGCAGAGCAGGCGTTATCTCTTATGCAATCTCAGGGCCTTAATTTCCGTTCGGTGACAGTCACTGCTAAGGATAAAATTTGCTTTCAAGATGAGGTCGATTGCCGGAAAGAGCAATGTCCCTACGCGGAGGGATATTATGATCGAATAAACGGAGCAATACTTGACCTGCTGGACAATGAAACATTGATCAGTCGTGGTGTCATTGAGCAGTATGCACGAAAGCATAGGGTATGCCCATTCGAGATGTCACTCGATGCAGCTTATGGGGCAGATGCTGTCATTTGCGATTACAATTATTTATTTGACCCACGCGTTTCCTTAAAGCGCTTAGGCGGGGAATTTAAACGTGATACTGTCTTGCTAGTAGACGAAGCACACAATTTGATTGATCGGGCTAGAGAGATGTATTCTGCCGAATTGGACAAGAAGGCTTTCCTCGAGCTGGAGCGGGAGTTTAAAGGAGTTCACGGGGATATACATAAAGCGGCAAAAGCAATCAATAAGTGGTTCATCGAGTCTAGGAAGCAATCTAATGGAGGGGCAGTCGTTAGTAAGGAGCCGCCTAAGGAGCTTTTAGAGCTAGTGGAAGCTTTCGTTGCCCAAGCAGAACGTGGGCTGGCGACAGGGGGAACAGCGGCTGGAAGTGTAAGGCTACTGGAAGTTTATTTTGCGACTGTAAGCTTTATCAGGATTGGAAAGCTTTACGATGATTGCTATGTTACCTACTCTGAAGTTCTTCGTAATGATGTCCGGTTGAAAATGTTCTGCTTAAACCCTTCGCGGCTGCTTAATCAGATGGGCAAGGGATTTCGTTCGCATGTGTTCTTCTCGGCTACACTCTCCCCTCTTAACTACTTTATGGATATGCTTGGGGCGGAGGAAGAGGATTATTCTGTCACACTCGGTTCACCTTTCGCCAAGGAGCAATGGGAAGTATCTATTGTTCCAATCTCCACAAAATATGCGGATCGAGAAGAGACGAAGGGGACATTGGTTCATCTGCTTCGGGGGCTGGTGGGCATAAGACCGGGTAATTATTTGTATTTCTTCCCTTCGTATGCCTATATGAATGCTGTTTATGAGGATTTTATAGCAGAAAATAAGGATGAGAGCGTGCGAACACTGCTGCAAACACCGGAGATGGCTGAGGGGATGAGAGAGAGCTTTCTTGCGGAATTCGATGAGAATAATCAGGGAAGCTTGGTTGGGTTTGCTGTTATGGGTGGGATTTTCTCCGAAGGCATTGATCTTGTCGGAGATAGGCTACGAGGGGTAGCTGTAGTAGGGGTAGGAATGCCTCAGATCGGAATGGAGCGAAATTTAATCAAGAGCTACTTCGATGAGGAAGGGCGTAACGGATTTGATTATGCCTATGTGTACCCTGGCATTAACAAAGTGCTACAAGCTGGGGGAAGACTCATTCGTTCCGAGCAGGACCGTGGCGTACTTGCTCTTATCGACGACCGCTATTTGCAGCCCCAATATTCTCGCTTGCTGCCTGAAGAATGGCGGAAATAA
- a CDS encoding 6-phospho-beta-glucosidase, with translation MSTVKGLKIAVIGGGSSYTPEIVEGFIQKYEQLPIRELWLVDIEAGKHKLDIVGALAKRMIVKSGLPIEVHLTLDRRKAIEGADFVSTQMRVGLLEARKWDEHIPNKYGVIGQETTGPGGMMKALRTIPVLLDICKDIEELAPNAWLLNFTNPAGMVTEAITRYSKVKSIGLCNAPIGLHKWLSEKYDVSSNHIYTEFVGLNHLHWVTRIEVGGEDKLTELLDKREEYSGKNVPATEWDLDFLRGLGGFPSYYLKYFYLTDVMLAEQLESLKANGTRAEVVKRVEDELFELYKDPDLQEKPKQLEKRGGAYYSEAAVNLMDSLYNDKRDIQTLNVRNGRVLDFLPENASIEVNCIVTSKGPLALPVTKVPEQTKGLISAVKTYERLTIEAAITGDRAIALQAMASHPLVPSVSVAKAMLDEMLEKNKPYLPAFFK, from the coding sequence ATGAGTACAGTCAAAGGGTTGAAAATCGCTGTAATCGGCGGAGGTTCCTCGTATACTCCTGAAATTGTCGAAGGATTCATCCAGAAATATGAGCAGTTACCTATTAGAGAACTTTGGCTTGTCGATATTGAGGCAGGTAAACATAAGCTTGATATCGTTGGTGCTTTAGCTAAGCGCATGATCGTTAAGTCAGGTCTCCCTATCGAAGTCCACTTGACACTAGATCGGCGTAAGGCCATCGAAGGAGCAGACTTCGTCTCCACACAGATGCGGGTCGGCCTTCTAGAAGCTCGTAAATGGGATGAGCATATTCCGAATAAATACGGGGTTATTGGGCAAGAGACGACGGGACCAGGCGGCATGATGAAGGCACTCCGCACGATTCCGGTTCTATTGGATATTTGTAAAGATATTGAGGAATTGGCGCCTAACGCTTGGCTGCTGAATTTCACCAATCCGGCAGGAATGGTCACTGAGGCTATTACTCGGTATTCCAAGGTAAAGAGCATCGGACTCTGTAATGCGCCAATCGGACTGCACAAATGGTTAAGTGAAAAATACGACGTTTCATCTAATCATATTTATACGGAGTTTGTCGGTTTAAACCATCTCCACTGGGTAACTCGCATTGAAGTGGGTGGCGAGGATAAATTGACAGAGCTGCTTGATAAACGTGAAGAATATTCGGGGAAAAATGTTCCGGCAACGGAATGGGATCTTGATTTTCTACGCGGTTTAGGTGGATTTCCGTCCTATTATCTGAAATACTTCTATCTCACCGATGTCATGCTTGCGGAGCAGCTTGAATCTCTTAAAGCGAACGGTACTCGTGCAGAGGTTGTGAAGCGGGTAGAGGACGAATTGTTCGAGCTGTACAAGGACCCGGATTTGCAGGAAAAGCCAAAGCAATTGGAGAAACGCGGCGGGGCTTACTACTCAGAAGCAGCGGTTAACCTTATGGACTCGCTTTACAACGACAAGCGTGATATCCAAACATTAAACGTAAGGAACGGTAGAGTGCTGGATTTTCTCCCTGAGAATGCTTCTATAGAAGTTAATTGCATCGTAACTAGTAAGGGACCACTGGCGCTTCCAGTGACGAAGGTGCCTGAGCAAACGAAGGGCTTAATCTCTGCGGTCAAAACCTATGAGAGGCTAACCATTGAGGCAGCTATTACGGGAGATCGGGCGATTGCTCTTCAAGCGATGGCAAGTCATCCGCTAGTACCATCAGTGAGTGTAGCCAAAGCCATGCTTGATGAGATGCTGGAGAAGAACAAGCCTTATCTTCCGGCGTTTTTCAAATAA
- a CDS encoding N-acetylglucosamine kinase, with translation MKYYLGVDGGGSKTYTLIVDEQGVIVGKGHSGNGNHQNDYEVAKHNIRESVEMALLNAGLAREDIEFAYFGLAGADREIDYKILRPMIAELGFAKHEINCDTMIALRAGTNRPYGVVLICGTGTNSAGVNAQGQFFQCGGFSYQFGDFGGGGTLCVEAFRAVIRAWDGRERPTLLTELLLKDLEYNSVQDMYDDYLDHNKMPPIRLAKLLFQAANQGDEVAKDILRDQGIELGKQAQAVIKKLGMENESFDVVLAGSIITRGEGDFVRAYIEQAVQGISPHAGIVKLGLEPVIGAVWLAVEASGIELPDVIYNRLRTVSDYSLV, from the coding sequence ATGAAATATTATTTAGGCGTTGATGGTGGCGGTAGCAAGACATATACATTAATAGTTGATGAACAGGGAGTAATCGTAGGGAAGGGTCATAGCGGTAATGGCAACCATCAGAACGATTATGAGGTCGCGAAGCATAACATTCGCGAATCTGTAGAGATGGCTTTGCTAAATGCAGGGCTAGCTCGAGAGGATATCGAGTTTGCTTATTTCGGTTTAGCTGGAGCAGATCGGGAGATAGATTATAAGATTTTGCGTCCGATGATTGCAGAGCTAGGATTTGCTAAGCATGAAATTAATTGCGATACCATGATTGCACTCCGAGCAGGAACGAATCGCCCTTACGGCGTAGTGCTTATATGTGGTACGGGTACAAATAGCGCAGGAGTAAATGCTCAAGGACAATTTTTTCAGTGTGGTGGCTTCTCTTATCAGTTTGGTGATTTCGGTGGCGGTGGCACGTTGTGTGTCGAAGCGTTTCGTGCAGTTATTCGCGCTTGGGATGGACGTGAGCGTCCGACCCTATTAACAGAGCTATTGCTTAAGGACCTAGAATATAATAGTGTTCAAGACATGTACGATGATTACCTTGACCATAACAAAATGCCGCCGATTCGTCTTGCAAAGCTGTTGTTCCAAGCTGCCAATCAAGGAGATGAAGTAGCCAAGGACATTTTACGAGATCAAGGCATAGAGCTAGGCAAACAAGCACAAGCAGTTATTAAAAAGCTCGGCATGGAAAATGAAAGCTTCGATGTTGTTCTTGCGGGGAGCATTATTACTCGTGGAGAAGGAGACTTCGTGAGAGCTTATATTGAACAAGCAGTTCAAGGGATTTCCCCACATGCTGGCATCGTGAAGCTGGGGTTAGAGCCTGTAATTGGGGCGGTGTGGTTGGCTGTGGAAGCAAGTGGAATCGAATTGCCGGATGTAATCTATAATCGACTTCGTACTGTATCGGACTATAGCTTAGTGTGA
- a CDS encoding ABC transporter substrate-binding protein, whose product MSKKAGKLAIGFTLVFGLVATACSSEGSSKEGDQVTITHYTIDSPDRTFVEKLIPDFESKHPNIKIKVTKAPYEQFDSKLQSSIAAKNSPDVTSHWGYGGFMEYYNKGMLMDMTPYLNGLTGADYNIPEDVMNIYKVDGKTYGIPLNSYVTVMLYNKDLFDKVNLPYPPTDYEDKSWTFDKMVENAKKLTVDSKNLSEAQYGVDFGFGERDQRPQYFGADVYSEDTWTNGGKPSEINLTKPNVIEAYKKIYGLIWDQKISPTPAFSKSVSGQFGDPFLSGKIAMSVVGSWSLAASSDFNFKVGVAAVPQGPNEKVRSVLYVDPLFILKDSKHPKEALEWIKYLLTTEVQEKSIELSGGNPPVNQKAAEKYYSNFEGIDPEQIKQVFEGAYKYGFESYNHLISNYSQINDLFINELAVVENGDKKVEEVLPNIEEKLKKLLERVNK is encoded by the coding sequence ATGAGTAAGAAAGCAGGCAAGCTGGCAATAGGCTTTACATTAGTATTCGGGCTAGTGGCAACGGCTTGTTCAAGCGAAGGTAGTAGTAAAGAAGGGGACCAGGTGACGATCACGCATTATACGATTGATTCGCCTGACCGTACGTTCGTTGAGAAGCTCATACCCGATTTCGAAAGTAAGCATCCAAACATTAAGATTAAGGTTACGAAGGCGCCTTACGAGCAATTCGACTCCAAGCTGCAATCGTCTATAGCTGCTAAGAACTCGCCAGACGTTACTTCCCATTGGGGCTATGGTGGATTTATGGAATACTATAATAAAGGCATGCTGATGGATATGACACCGTATCTCAATGGGTTGACTGGAGCCGACTATAACATTCCAGAGGATGTTATGAACATCTATAAGGTTGATGGCAAGACTTACGGTATTCCGCTAAATAGCTATGTAACCGTTATGCTCTACAATAAGGATTTGTTTGATAAAGTAAATCTTCCTTACCCACCGACAGATTACGAGGATAAGAGCTGGACGTTCGACAAAATGGTTGAGAACGCTAAGAAGCTGACAGTAGATTCTAAAAATCTATCAGAGGCACAATATGGTGTTGATTTCGGGTTTGGCGAGCGGGATCAAAGACCACAGTACTTCGGAGCTGACGTGTATTCCGAAGATACTTGGACGAACGGCGGTAAGCCATCAGAAATTAATTTAACTAAGCCTAATGTTATCGAAGCCTACAAAAAAATATACGGTCTTATCTGGGATCAGAAGATTTCTCCAACACCGGCCTTTTCCAAATCTGTATCTGGTCAATTCGGAGATCCCTTCCTCTCAGGCAAAATTGCGATGTCTGTTGTTGGATCTTGGAGCTTAGCTGCATCAAGCGACTTTAACTTTAAGGTTGGCGTAGCGGCTGTTCCACAAGGACCTAATGAAAAGGTGAGAAGTGTTCTGTACGTTGATCCTCTCTTTATTTTGAAGGATTCCAAGCACCCGAAAGAAGCTTTGGAGTGGATTAAATACTTGCTTACGACGGAAGTGCAAGAGAAGTCCATCGAGCTGAGTGGCGGCAATCCCCCTGTTAACCAGAAGGCTGCCGAGAAATACTATAGCAATTTCGAAGGAATTGATCCGGAGCAAATCAAGCAAGTGTTCGAAGGGGCTTACAAATACGGCTTCGAATCCTATAATCACCTTATCTCCAACTATTCTCAGATTAATGATTTGTTCATCAATGAGCTGGCAGTGGTTGAGAATGGGGACAAAAAGGTAGAGGAAGTGCTGCCAAATATTGAGGAAAAGCTGAAGAAGCTATTAGAGCGTGTGAATAAGTAG